The following is a genomic window from Desulfatibacillum aliphaticivorans DSM 15576.
TCTTGGAGGCTTTTTCTTTGGAAACCATGACGCCTTCGTCTTCACTGTCCAGGCGTTCCACCATGACTTCCACTTCATCACCGATTTCGGCGGCCACTGTGCCGTCCGGTTCTATGAACTCACGGATCGGTATCAATCCCTCGGATTTGTATCCGATGTCCACCAGCACATAATCCTTGTCGATCTGGATAATTTTGCCAGTTACGACCTCGCCTTCCTCAAAGCGCTTGAAGCTCTCCTCGTAGAGCGCCATGAAGTTCTCTTCGTCCTCCATCATCTCGTCCATGTCCATGTCGTCGTCCATCTCGTCGTTTTCCATGGCGTCGGTTTCGGGATTCTGGGTTTCCGAAGCGGTCTGTTCCTCTTGCTCGGTGACGTCAGTTTGTTGTTCTTCAGTTACTTGGTTTTGTTGTTCGTCCATTAAAGATCCTTACCCCCTGTTACGGTAAATTTGCCTCATTCCACAACCGGACGCAGAATGAGGCGTCGAAGTTGGATGCATAACAGATGAAAAGACAAAAAACAACGCTATTTTTAGGCTTTTTCAACTCTTAACTTTAAGTTAATGCGCTCCAAAAATCCGCCCCTTCGCCTTAAATACACCCAACTATTTAATTTTATTTCAATTTCTTTTTCACCCAATCCAGGATGACCCAGACCGCCTCCTCAATATTTAATTGCGAACTGTCCACTAAAATCGCGTCTTCCGCTGGTTTTAAGGGGGCTACGGCCCTGCTTGAGTCGTCCTTGTCCCTTTTTTCCATGTCCTTGGCCACGTCTTCCTCGGTCACGGCCAGGCCTTTTTCCAGGAGTTCCTGGTGGCGGCGGCGGGCCCGGATATTGGGATCTGCGTGCAAAAAGAACTTGGCTTCAGCGTTGGGAAAGACAACGGTTCCCATGTCGCGGCCTTCAAAAACGGCGCCGCCTTTTTCTCCAAACTCCCTCTGAATGCCCAAAAGCCATTCCCTGACCAAGGGTCGAGCGGACACGGCTGAGGAGGTCATTGAAATCTCGGGGGTGCGAAGTTTATCTGTAATATCCTCTCCATTGGCGATGACCCGGGTTTTATCTTCTTCGGGAATCAGGGAAAGTTCCAACTCCTTGCACACGGCGGCCAGGGCTTCGTCGTCATTGGGGTCTACGCCCTTTTGGTTGACGATCACGGCCAGGCCTCTGTACAAGGCGCCCGTATCCACATAGGTATAGCCCAATTCCAGCGCAACCGCCCTGCTTACGGTGGTTTTTCCCGCGCCCGCAGGCCCGTCAATAGTGACTAATATTTTTTTCATATCGCCCCCCTGGCGGTTTCAAGGTTAAGAACCGGTCATTACGTCTTTCAAGGCTTTTACAAAACGTTCGTTTTCCTGGGGAAGCCCCACGGTTACGCGAATGTGATTATCAAAGCCGTAAGATCCCAAAGGCCGGATGATAACGCCCTTATACAACAAGGCTTCGTAGACGGCCTTGGCGTCCCGCTTCAAGTCGATCATAAAAAAATTGGTCTGCGTGGGATAGCAGACAACGTCCATCTCTTTTAAAGCGTCAAACAAGTAATCCAGGCCATTGTGCACGGTTTCCAGCGTTTTTTCAACAAATTCCGAGTCGCTGAGCGCCGCCAGGGCCGCAACCTGCGCCGGAATGTTAATGTTGAAGGGAGGACGAATCCGATTCAACATCTGGGACGCGTGCTCCGGCATGACCCCGAACCCGATTCTCAGGCCGGCCAGGCCGTACAGCTTGGAAAAGGTTCGCAGGGTGACCACGGTGTGGTCGCCGTTCAAATAATCCAGGCCGATGACCGCTTCGTGATCCCGGTTGAACTCGATATAGGCTTCGTCCATGACAATCAGAATGGAAGGGTCCACTTTTTCCAGAAAAGGCTCGAACTCCTCTTTTGTAATCACCGTGCCGCTGGGATTCTGGGGGGAGTTAAGAAAAATGATCTTCGTTTTGTCCGTAACGGCTTTTTCCAGAGCGTCGAAATCATGCCTGTAATCCTGGGTCAGGGGGATTTTCACGGCCCTGGCGCCCTGGGCCAAGGCGGAAATGGAATACATCATGAACGAAGGCTCGGTCATGAGGGCTTCGTCGCCGGCGTTCAAGTACACCTTGGCCAGCATGTCGATGACTTCGTCGGAGCCGTTGCCCAATAC
Proteins encoded in this region:
- the hisC gene encoding histidinol-phosphate transaminase; translation: MKPTAPEYFNIIPPYVPGKPMEELEREYGIKDSIKLASNENPHGPSPKAMEAVKHALTNLHRYPDGAAPELMESIASKMGCQTSQIVLGNGSDEVIDMLAKVYLNAGDEALMTEPSFMMYSISALAQGARAVKIPLTQDYRHDFDALEKAVTDKTKIIFLNSPQNPSGTVITKEEFEPFLEKVDPSILIVMDEAYIEFNRDHEAVIGLDYLNGDHTVVTLRTFSKLYGLAGLRIGFGVMPEHASQMLNRIRPPFNINIPAQVAALAALSDSEFVEKTLETVHNGLDYLFDALKEMDVVCYPTQTNFFMIDLKRDAKAVYEALLYKGVIIRPLGSYGFDNHIRVTVGLPQENERFVKALKDVMTGS
- the cmk gene encoding (d)CMP kinase; translated protein: MKKILVTIDGPAGAGKTTVSRAVALELGYTYVDTGALYRGLAVIVNQKGVDPNDDEALAAVCKELELSLIPEEDKTRVIANGEDITDKLRTPEISMTSSAVSARPLVREWLLGIQREFGEKGGAVFEGRDMGTVVFPNAEAKFFLHADPNIRARRRHQELLEKGLAVTEEDVAKDMEKRDKDDSSRAVAPLKPAEDAILVDSSQLNIEEAVWVILDWVKKKLK